AAAATTTCCCATTTTTTCTACGAGAATATGTTGAAGCAATTCAATTACTAACTCACCTCTTTTTCTTTCTCTTCTTTCACCCTTTTCTTCTTTAACCTTGTCACTGTTAAGGCTGTTACTTGTTTTGGTGATTGTTTCCCCTTAGTTGCCATTCCTCTGTGACATTGACAAGGGCAGACAacttttgagttatctccctttgaaattGTACTCATTATGCTTCTGTGTAAACTATATGTGTAATGTCTTAGACTAGATATTTTCGGTGACATCATATTTGTACATTGTGATGCCTTCCAAAGTACCCTAGATTTGGTATTAGTATAAGAGTTCAAGGACTGTGCAACAATTCTAGCAGAACTGAAAATATTTCGACAAACCATTGTTATAATTTGCAATCTTTGTAGCTTGTTTAATATTCTTTCAGATACAATAATCTATAGAATATATTGTTCATCTTCCATCTGTAAAGCCTGCAACAATAAATATTAATATGGATTTGTTGATAATAAACTGTATCATGTACACTATATATGTATGTGCTTATTTCATTTTGTACATGTTTGTGACAAAgcctaaacatttttttaaatgtaaacattaaaagattcttttttcatgtatttaaaatatatcaCACACTGCACCTGAGTACAATCAGGAATAAAACAGGGCagtgttatcatggttatatatCTTTAAATCAATGACCTGCAAGACTACATTGTATGTACTGTCATAATGGTCATTGACATTAACAGTTTGTTTAATATACAGATGCATCTAAAATGATGCAGATTCAAAACAACTCTAACAGCATGAACCAGGGCTCACAGTACTTCAGAATCATAgtgagaagtgacttctctttttgaaaagaagatggagaagtggtgagatttgaaagagaagttcAAGTGCTCGTTCGCTCGTGGCGCTacaatttttgtcttttttctataATAATTAAATCAACCTCTTTTCTGAAGAAAATAAGTTCTTACTGTCTTTGGATTTCTTTACTGTGAAATGAAAAAATGCTGTTTCATTaacttattaaaaattaaatattgccaATGACTAAAGCCATGAAAGCTACTGAAATCGAGTATTGTGACCAACAggcagggctttccattgaaattgaagtagaaggctcaattaaaattataggcggctgtaacatgcgttcggcgaagccggacgcccaccaagctgtaagcttggtgccttacggcagggggtgtgggggccgctcaaggcccccagaagctctgacataaatagagcaaaatcctgcattctcgcaatctcctggcacctaatttcatctttcaaatgaccattttttatgtatgaaattaaagaaagaaaaaaaaatctcaaagaaattttttttttttaatgttatagttttgtttatttttattaccttatgcttaaaattcagttacttttaaaggagttttatttatagaataatCCAGTTTGTTAGAAAacttgatcgatttattttgcataactacgtgcatttgtaaacaaatgaccccccttttctctctaaagactgttacgcgtatttaaatcatacaattatttctcaagcattgatatatcctctgattttctctttttttgtaaactgttcaataagtcggatacataaatcatttggaaatgttattcatttgaggtcgagtcgacaatattctactttcgtttctgaccttgattctctgaacaccacgtgggcTTTGAAAAACTTCAATAGATACTGTGttccagattctgaacaatatgatctactacactttctttaatttgactgatattattccacaacataagattgtcatctaatctgattgtcttcacgttttaAACGCCAAAATAAAGCCAACGAGTTAATGACCATCGGAACGTCTCTATTATTATCGTTCAAtgaccaccggaacgtctctcttgttatctttgaaaagaaacgatgcattctcactttaaatagacaaccaatcagtgacctgaattcatgtgaactatatttagcccaaggtaaacactgacttttcatcccttgtttatcgtgaccgcgactttgcgacaatacgtctctcggctgcctgtaaacatttgaaaaagttatttttttctttttgaatttatatttttgtcagtgaagtagccggcacttgaagccACCACAAACGGCGGATTTCCGCCGGCTACCagcttcaatggaaagccctgaaCAGGGCCACTAGATTTCGCTTTTGACAGTTAATAGGAAAAGCGAAATTGTCTCCCCAGTCACAGGAAagcatgaaggtacccccattacgacACTCATGACAGTCCAGGCTCTTgtacaaataattatgatgtcttgaaaggctattatatttttttctttgacgccttacccCAGGAAaaaaaatagccttccaagacatcataattatttggactagagcACTGACAAAATGACTGACTGTCATGAAGTTGGTAATAGGGGTACATTGTACCTTCATGATGAATAACAGTAAAagttcttgccaaatgacgttaacagtAATTGTTGGTGTAtgatgataaaatgtacactttatttaagataaaaacaTAGACTGGCATGACTGGTTTTGACCATTGTTgaataattccttttttttttccaaaaatgatggtaaagatatttatttgagacctctgacgaatcacggtaaaataTTAACCAATTTGACAATAAATTAAGGTAGCCCAAATGAATGTTTGACAACTTACATTAAAGGGCATtactcacaggcacttgtttctatccatacgaaggtcgactatccatataaatttatatggatagtcgaccttagtatggatagaaacaagtgcctgtggcatTACTATCTGTCATGCCTGTCCTGTAAATATGTTATCGTTTTGAAAATTTGTTGTGACCTTGTCCCTACAGAATAGGCAATTGTGGGAGGATATCCAATTAGGGGACAGCCCTGTATTGAAAGATAATTTAAGAGATTcagatatttaaatatttcatcatCTTCCTTTATCCATCTGTCATCTGATAAAACTATGATGACATGGATGAAAAAGCTGTTTGCGTAACTAATTATCGAAGAAGACTCTTACAATGTCATTTAAAAATGCTTGTCATCTCGAAAAAGGGTGTAATTAGTATTTCTTACAGggtttttttgtaaaaactaaAACTCTGTGTGGTGTCCGTTCTTTAAAGCGTTTATAAGACCTCTATCACTGAAAcgcttaatgacatacattcagAATCGTATCCCGAATCATATTTCCGGATTTTGtaagttatttttggaaaaatatttaGTCTATTTATGGTaccatggtttttttttcgagggtcaaatttattttcgactttaaTCATACAtgagtaataataataaaaaagaatcacTGATGAAAACACGTGacataaataatataaacatttgtTAATGTCCAGtcgcaaatagttcatgcatatccAGAACGAAAAAGCCGTTATCCCTGTAGCAGTTAATAACtaataacaacaaaaaagcaAACTCAATCTGTAAGAATAAAAGAAGATGCGAGATAATGTGACAGAATCCCAACGATTCCAACTAAAgtttggaaagaaaaaaaaagatcatcTGGACACGGTggtttcgtccctgagggtatcaccagccaagtagtcaacacAAAGtagttgacatgaatattaatataaTGCGGCCATTTTTATcaattcctgtttacaaaacttagaatttttcgaaaaactaaggattttcttatcccatgcatagattaccttagccgtatttggcacaactttttggaattttggatcctcaaagctcttcaactttgtacttgtttggctttataaatattttgatatgagcgttactgatgagtcttttatatgttgacgaaacgcgcgtttggcgtaataatttataatcctggtacctttgataactgtctACTGCATAATGAAAATGATAGTCGGGACAATAGTTGTATTTTGTAAGAACGAAAAGACTAACGTTGGTGATACAATAGAACCCGGTTagcaaaatgaaaacaatatacaAGATATATAAGATTAGATTTCAGTCTACATATAACTACAAAGACACTGTAAAATTAGAGCTCTTTTGATCGTTGTcctattatttaaatatcaacAACATTGAAGTGTTAAGTTCTATATGATGAAGCCCACATCTTTTTAGTgcgtaaaataaataaagatttatttttttgagACATGGCTATTTCTAAGATTGATAAATCtattatgcagattttttttcaaaaatatggaacATATCAGAAATCCAACGACTAGCCAGCAAGTCAAATCTTAATGCTCCTGGGGTGGGGAATCAAACTGTCTATAGTATTGAGAATAGTAGTCACTAGAGGGTTGTGtctttaaaatttcagttttatGTATTAGATGTCATGATGATAAATCTTATATTGTTGTTAAATTAAGATGCATTAGCTACATGTTTGTacgagatataaaaaaatataagcataatatgattatttgtattttttttcaatcattaacgAAAGAGTAATAGCGTAATAGTAATTCACTTTTAGGAGCCagtttgtttcaattttgtcaaaataacatgaataagctAGAATAAAACATCGTTGAAGAGTAATTCACATAAatgtgaataattcgacctcattgaatccgtttTCATGTGACATTCAATTTAAACTTTATCTAGAGATCGGTTCCACATAAATAAGGCGTGTACAgtcattaaaaggaaaagaatgtcaacataattgaaaatgaaacaagacTAAACCAATTGATGACTAATTCGATCATCAATGACTGATTCAATTATgaacaagtatttttttaatttaggttaaaacaatgataaacatatattttaacctatacaaaataaaatcaaacataatGTGGCGTAATCAATTACATCTAAGATTTGATGGTCAGTTCTTAATCAGTTTAATGATCTTTCATCTTGTTTAATGTGACACATCTTGTTTAGTGTGACACTTTATACAATACATACGTTGCACAGTTAAACTGCAATAGTTTATCCAAATAATCTAAGACCATTAATCAATGCCTTTGCTTACATAAATTAAGAACATGTGTTTAGTAAATTGATTACGCCACAATAACTAAAAGAAATCCAATTCACGGTACGAGTTCACTATCTATTTGTATCTTTGTTCAGTTTGTATCGGGTAATATTTGCGTCGTCAGTTTTTCGGAGGTCACCTCgatggttaattagatggcgtctagactaaaatttggatatacgttttactATGTTATAATTAAATCATATATTAAAATGCGTGTCAAAtcagtaaaaaataattttgtcaaatcGGTTAAAAACGAATTTGACTGCTATATAATGTCCCTttattgtaatttgtttttaatatattaccTTTGATCCTCTTATGGTTTAATTTGTGCTTATTTACGAAAGCTTGTGCATTCAGGATACCCAATTTTCTTTCAGTGGACAGCTAGCTTATGATACATCGTTAACACATAATAACCACTGGTAATTTATACTTCATGTAAACAAGTTTAATGTATTGGTCTTAAAAATCAATTTGATGTGTTGGGAATCTTAATTATCGTCCATTATATttgcaattaaatgaaaatttactGCTAATTGTGTGTGTATTTATCAGtgatctttaaaattatttgacatAGCTATATCCGTTTTAGAGTAGCCGTCGTGAGCCCCGGATGTGATCATTGTAACGGGTCAATtggtattttaaataaaatgtttctCTACAAGTTAAACTGGATGTAAACAAAGCACATTTAAATAGACTAACAGATCTTGTAGTTAGTTTGAGAAGCAATGGCGGCTGTGCTAGACTTTATATTTTTATGCTATTTTATCACTCATATACCGATTTCCATATTTGTGGATGCTCAGGTGCTTTTACCAAAATGGATTTTTCCTACAAAGGTAAATTTAAAGTCAATATTATGTAGTTCTTACAGACTTGACAAAGAAACAGTTTTTTTAAACAATCatacaatatttataacaaaatcaatatgaaTATTATGCTATTCAAAAAAAAAGATACGTTGCATGTTCTAAACATTGTCATTTGTTAAATTGAAACtatttataaattcattatttGCATTGCTATTGCATAACTATTGTCCTAAGCAGATTTTGATATTGCACGACCTTGGAAGAGCAATATATATTGTTCGAAGGATAATATTTATAGCTAATATATGTCTGCAATTATAACCGTTTCTTGCAATGTGTAAAAGACTTTAAAACAGATTCAATAGTTTACCCCCCGGAGACGGTGACAATATGAAGCTTTatttgcactagtgcaatatgtCATATAATTTAGCACGCTTTGATGTTTTTGTTGGAAATTAtctgttgacatatttgtttgtttttatagattATAAACAATGCTGACTGCTGAAccccttttttgacatttttaactattaggtctgtttattttttttcaaacatcgttgtcaatggaatttgatgcgactgtcatacaagtaagaggtttagttagctaatAAACCTGGTTTAAGccatattttttacataagaaaatgcctgtcccaagccaggaatatgacagttggtatccatattctttttatgtgtttgagcttttgattttgccatttgcttagggactttccgtttagaattctCATCGTAGTTCGGTctttttgctattttattttaaacatgttgCCATAAATAAAGACATGCGTTAGATATCACgaaacaaataattaataatagCCCTACTATTTGTAGAAAAATGTGCTAATTATATTTAAGCGAACTTTACACTTTTTATAGCGACATTTTTCTGCCTATTGTTTTACTCTTTAAGGCAATGTGTTTGTATGTTCCAACTGATTCCAATATTTAATCCAAGATGTAATgctcttttaaatatttattttttgataaccTGTCTTTGGGATATATTCCTTCAATCCaaatattttcccttttttatatatcacGGATATCGTTTAACGAATAATCTGTGTTTACCAAATTATCAACGCCTGAAGATGATCCTAAGGCCAATTTAACACAGTTTGGTAAATTCTGTGTATTTATCcaaaaatgtatgtaaaattCGGCACTTTCGATAAAAACCAAAATCATGTTTTGAGTAAACACCATGTATATTGTCTTAAGATTAATCTATTTAGGAGAAGAGACGTCGATAAAATCAAATTAATGCATTAACaagtttatagcttgctgttcggtgtgaaccaattCTACGTGTTGAAGGACGTACTTTGAGCTATAATAGTTTACTGTAGTTGTGACTTGGTTGGAGCGGTGTCTcgttggtactcataccacatctagtTGTATCTTTAACTTGCACTATATGTCTAACTATTACTCCAGCAGTAAAattttaataatgattttaatTTCATGGAAAATATGTGTAAAAACCTGAAGAAACAGAGTCAAAGGAATCAGGATATATCTATATCATTCtatatatgttatgataaaaatgaaaaccaattacatttgtataatgtatatgtctATACATTAACCAAATTATTTTACGTAATAACACTTCAAGAAAGTTCTGCAAAGTTCAAACTATTTATCAAACGCAAATAGCTAGATAACAATGAGTATTGTTTTTTGAAATCATTCTTTATGCTGATTTGTATATCTAGGTTGTAGAACTGAAAGCATGGTACTGTTCAGAGTTCAAGGACACTATGATGATTGACCCTCCAGCCTGGTTTAGAACATTTGTCTACTGTGAATTCATCTTCCAGTTTCCTTTTTTCATTGTAGCTATATATGCATTTATTAAAGGTAAGACCGTGTATTAATAAGCTCGTATATAATTATATGGTACTCATCAATTCGTCTTTTTAGAGTCgaaaaggactatgggtaatctcttTGCTCGTAAAC
The window above is part of the Mytilus edulis chromosome 6, xbMytEdul2.2, whole genome shotgun sequence genome. Proteins encoded here:
- the LOC139527799 gene encoding sigma intracellular receptor 2-like — its product is MAAVLDFIFLCYFITHIPISIFVDAQVLLPKWIFPTKVVELKAWYCSEFKDTMMIDPPAWFRTFVYCEFIFQFPFFIVAIYAFIKGIKNCSWIRTPMIVYSAHVATTTAAICFHIMYNDFSKSKPKGPTTQLERQALLMFYFPYLLIPMLMLTNFIFRADIKTKEKTQ